Proteins co-encoded in one Aerococcaceae bacterium DSM 111021 genomic window:
- a CDS encoding LysR family transcriptional regulator encodes MSLNNYQDILQYIDVLLKHNSFTKAAKDLYISQPYLTQIIKKIEDDLGTEIINRKSPQLQLTEAGKVYYQYLENSEAELNQLKNTLIQYNEDSPISLSIGVLSSLATFILPITLPKFVQAHPEVTLTILEDLPSNSEAKAMNQEIDFYIGQNPETVSPSLITHLCGTHRYYAVIPPSSDLYVSGSVQLSPNTIAIDKLLSQDLVLTSSGSAIRRQINRLLKRYNITPNIVLESTNIYTVSKFAEHGTGVAFIPESAVPTLQEDLEYNLYPISLDLMSVDFFIAYSSQLYLTDLHHDFLNRFITNVQTHLIV; translated from the coding sequence ATGTCTCTGAATAATTATCAAGATATCTTGCAATACATTGATGTGCTACTCAAACATAATTCATTCACTAAAGCAGCCAAAGATCTGTACATTTCTCAACCTTATCTCACTCAAATTATTAAGAAAATCGAAGATGACTTAGGCACCGAAATCATTAATAGAAAAAGCCCTCAGCTACAATTAACTGAAGCAGGAAAAGTGTATTATCAATATTTGGAAAATTCAGAAGCCGAATTAAATCAATTGAAAAACACGTTAATTCAATACAATGAAGATTCTCCCATTTCTCTCAGTATTGGTGTCTTGTCTAGTCTCGCAACCTTTATCTTACCGATTACTTTACCAAAATTTGTTCAAGCACATCCCGAAGTCACGTTAACGATTCTAGAAGATTTACCAAGTAACAGTGAAGCGAAAGCAATGAATCAAGAGATTGATTTCTATATTGGTCAAAATCCAGAGACAGTCTCCCCTTCGTTGATAACACATCTTTGTGGAACCCATCGGTATTATGCTGTGATTCCACCTAGTTCGGATTTATATGTCAGTGGCTCCGTTCAATTAAGCCCTAATACAATTGCGATTGATAAATTATTAAGCCAAGACTTAGTTCTAACTTCGAGTGGATCTGCCATTCGCCGTCAAATTAACCGACTTTTAAAACGCTACAATATCACGCCTAATATTGTTCTAGAAAGCACAAATATTTACACTGTTTCGAAATTTGCAGAACATGGTACAGGTGTTGCTTTTATCCCTGAAAGTGCCGTGCCTACTTTACAGGAAGATTTAGAATATAATTTATATCCTATCTCCCTCGACTTAATGTCCGTTGATTTCTTTATCGCTTACTCTTCACAACTTTATTTAACTGATCTGCATCATGATTTCTTGAATCGATTCATTACGAATGTGCAGACGCATTTGATAGTATAA
- a CDS encoding NAD(P)H-dependent oxidoreductase: MKLIGIVGTNSDQSTNRQLLQYIQKHFSSQADIELCEIKDLPAFNEPKERIAPKGIQELSDKILAADGVIISTPEYDHTITAALKSLLEWLSYTTQPLLNKPVLITGASLGSLGSSRAQAHLRQILDAPELKARIMPSSEFLLGHSGQAFDEEGNLKNQTKVEELEEVFEEFVEFVEITNRLLESSSKIRKSQMSFTWK; encoded by the coding sequence ATGAAATTGATAGGAATTGTAGGTACAAACTCAGATCAGTCGACAAACCGCCAATTATTACAATATATTCAAAAGCATTTTAGTTCACAAGCAGATATTGAACTCTGTGAAATTAAAGATTTACCTGCTTTTAATGAACCTAAAGAAAGAATTGCTCCGAAAGGCATTCAAGAATTATCAGATAAGATACTTGCCGCAGACGGCGTTATTATTAGTACACCAGAATATGATCACACGATTACAGCTGCATTGAAAAGCTTATTAGAATGGCTTTCATATACAACCCAGCCTTTATTAAACAAACCAGTCTTAATTACAGGAGCTTCCCTAGGCTCACTCGGGTCATCACGAGCGCAAGCACATTTACGTCAGATTCTAGATGCGCCTGAACTTAAAGCGCGTATTATGCCGAGTTCTGAATTCTTATTAGGGCATTCTGGCCAAGCATTTGATGAGGAAGGCAATTTAAAAAATCAAACAAAAGTTGAAGAACTGGAAGAGGTTTTTGAAGAGTTCGTTGAGTTTGTTGAAATAACAAATAGGTTATTAGAATCTTCATCTAAAATTAGAAAGAGTCAAATGTCATTTACTTGGAAATAA